The Microbulbifer sp. YPW1 genome contains the following window.
TCCGTTGATTTAGCTATTGGATTTTTTCGACTTGGCGCCGGCCTTGAGGTCCAGCAGCTTGTTCAGTCCTGAGCCCAGTTTCATAAGCCGAATCAGGTCCTTGTGCTCCAGCTTGCTCAGGGTATTGGCGAACTGGTCGAGCATTTCCAGCAGGCTGTAGACCTCCTGGATACGCTCCTGCGCCTGGGCTTCCTGTGGGTCCCTGGGATCGGTCAACAGCAGCTGGCGCAGCAGGGTGAGGGTCGGATCCAGCTCGCGCTTGCGGCGTTCTTCAAACACCGTGCGGGCGAGATCCCAGATGGAGCCGGCCGCGGTGAAATAGTCTTTCCTGTCTCCGGGCTGGTGATGTAATTCGATCAGGCGCCAGGCCTGCAATTCCTTGAGCCCCATACTCACATTGCCGCGACTGATCTTCAGCGCCTCCGCCAGCTGGTCGGCATTCACCGGTTCGGAGTGGATCGTCAACAGGGCAAACATTTGCCCGACGGTGCGATTGAAGCCCCAGCGGCTACCCATTTCACCAAAATGCAGTACAAAGGCCTGCGCCTGACTGGAGAGTTTCATTATCTTCTTAACTTTCAGAAATTTCTGAAAATTGTAAACAAGGATTGACCGGTGTCAAGTTCGGCGGTCATTTCTTTTGTTAGGGAGTGGCGAGCTGCGCCCGGGAAGCCCAGTCATTCGGCACGATAAATCCGCGGGTGACTTCGCGGTATTTATCCACAGCGGCGATACACAGGGGCCCTCGGGCATTTAGCTTTTCGGTGATTGCGCCGGTGGCATCGGTCAATGTGAGCGGCGGGGTATCGTGGATGGGGGCGCAGGGAGCGAGCCAGCATTGCTTGGGCAGTTGCAGCCAGTGCCAGGGTTTGTCGGCAAAGGTGCGCAGGAAGCCAGGCCAGTCTGCCCACCAGTAATCCTCACCGGTTGCGGCATTGCCTAGCGGGTGGAAGCGGCGCCCTGGCATCAGTGTCCACTGTCGTTGTATCTCAATGCTCTGGCCGCGCAGGAGTGGCTTGACTTCCGGCTGGTGAATTATCGGAAGCTGGTGATCGCGGGTGCGTGCGAGTTTGATATCCAGCCGGTCCTTCAGGCCGGGGCCGACCCAGGCCTCTGCAATCTGCAAGTAGAATTTGACCGCCACTTCCCAGTGTTCGGTGACATCGTGGGGAAGATACCGCACCACGAAATCCAGCTCACCGAGCGTCTTACCGGCAACCCGGAGCGGGAGATTGCGCGCGATCAGCTGGTACTGGGGGTGATACCTGAAGGCAAATGTCCAGAGGTTTTCGAAATAGACTCCCAGGCGCCGGCTGCTGGTCGACTCTACAAACGTGCGTAAAATATTTTCCAGGGAAGCCCGCATCGCCGGCGCGGCAAAAAAATCCCCTAATTCTGCGCGCCGTTCGCTCGGCAGCCAGGGCAGGGAAGATGTCTCACTGATATCGTCAGTGGTGAGCGCCCACAACAGGTTGTCCCAATGGTCGGGATAGGTTGAAGGGAGAGTTGGGGTGTCCGGATCAGTCATGCGCCGATTATAAGTAAAAGCGTGGCGCGGGCTGAACTCTGCCTGTCTGCGGGCGGTCGGTAATTCCGGTTACCACTTGAAGCGGAACCCGAATGTAAGGCTCGTCTCATAGCTGTCCCCGAAGTTGTCCATGCTGGTCGCGTAGTCCACTTCGCCGTAGACCGAGCAGCGGTCGCCGCACTGATCGTAGGTAAAGCCCAGGCCGAGCTGTCCCCACCAATCATCGCGCGCCTGGTACAGTGCGCTGCCGGAAACATCCACTTCCGTCTTGTCGTCAAAGTAATAGAACGCATTGGCGATGGCGTAGAGGCCAATACGCTCCAGCAGCAGATTGCCGTACATATTGCGATTGACCCGCTGGCTGACGCGCTGCTCGAACGCCACGCCCAGTCGCGCGAACGCGCCCCGGTTATCCGTGTCGGCCAGGTAAGCGCCGTAGGGATCGAAATTGTCATCGATATCTTCGGCGGTATAGGCCAGCTGGAGCTGGGGTGTGATGGAATAGAAGTCACACAACCTGAAGCTGTGCCCGCCCTCTACGGAAAAATTAAACCCGATGGCATCATTGCCGGTGCCGAGATACCAGAGTTCGTGGGAATAGAGGTCGGAATCGAACCAGTTGAATTGCGCCTGGATATCCGCGTAACTCCCCTGGCTGCCATACCAGGTGAAGGTGCTGCCGATGCCCCAGTTATCGGTACGGATGTCGCCGTGGCCAAAGTAACTATCGAGCTCGGTACTGCCGTAGCCGTACTGGGCAAAAACGCCGAGTACCAGGCGCCCCCGGTAAACCGCTGGATCAAAGGAAAAATCTGCACCCAGCTGAATTTGGCCAAAATCCTGTTGCCACTGTGAATAAGATGTCGACCGTTCGGGATCATTTTCGCTATAGGCGGAATTCCCCCTAATCCACAAGCCGCCGCCATCGATTGCACGTTCAATGGCATTGCCGTAACAGCAGACGCCGCGATCGCGGTGGCTGGTGCCGGCCCAGAATCGGTTACCCACACGCTTGCGCAGTGTGGTTGGCGCGTTCATGCGACGGATCGCCTGGGCATAGGTTTCATACAGTACAGCGCCGGGTTGCCAGCGTGGAATCAGCTGGCCGCTATCGGTAAAGGGGTCAACGATGGTAGATCGCAGGTACCAGGTGCCATTGTCGGGATTGTTGATAGCGCCGCGGTGCAGGCTATAACCATAAGCGCCGCCGACGGTAGCCGGGCGCCTGTCGTAGCCCCGGTAATCGCCATCGAGGATAAATGCCCTGGGCGGGTTATTTCCTCCTACCCGGATAATGGGAATGCCATTACCAGTAGTGATTGCGCCGTCGCCACCTGCATTGTAGATACGCACAAAGGTGCGGCCGCTTGCGTTGCCCTCAATACTCAGGAAGTCCGTCGGGGCGTCGTCCCCGGCGAGTGTGGTATCCATCCACAGGCGCGCGTCGCGCCCGCGCCCGTCGTAGTTACCGAAGCGTCCATTTGCGTGGCTACTGATGTCGAGGCGGTTGAATTCGCCATTTGCGAGTAACAGCGTGCCCGCGTTGTTCACATCGCCAAAAATAGTGAACTGGGATTCAGTGGGTTCAACAATGGCACCAAAACGGATATCCAGTCCCAGAGGCTGCTCACCATCGCGGCCACCGCCAACAGATAGATCATTGAACAGTCGCAAACGCGTACTGCCGTTGACGATAATCCGTTCCCAGTTGAGCAGGTCGCCACCGTCGAGCAGGTGGTCTAGTTTGAAACGCAGGGTATCGATGTAGCCGTCATCTGCGTAGAGATCATCGCCGCCATCGAGAATGGCATCTCCTTCGTAGGCGTAGGCATCAATCTCTATGTAGTCGGATCCATTTCCACCATCAACGTGATAGACCAGGCCCTCATCCAGATAGAGAGTGTCGTCCCCGTCCCCCAGCGACAGCTTCTCATAGATAAAACCACCATCCAGTAAAACGTAATCGTCACCGGCGCCCATCTCTGCAACAAAAATAAGGCCATCGTAGAGTTCCAGCCGATCATTTCCCGCGCCGGTATTCAGGCCACCGCCGAAATAGTTACCGATTTCCGAATCGCGAACGTCGATGATGACGGTATCGTTGCCATTTCCGGTAAGCAGGTCGGTTTCAATCACCGCGCCGTTCAGGTTGACGAGGTCATCACCATCGCCGGCATCCACATTGCCGATAGTGCCGCCGTTCAGATCCAGAGTATCGTTTCCCCCGAAACTGTTTACATCGGCTCCTTCTGCATCGTTATCTTCGTCACACAATATCTGGTCGGGCCCGGCAGTACCGGTATTGCCCGGGCTGCAGTCGGCTATGGCACCCAGTGGAAACGCAGTAAGACCCAGAGCGAGCCAAATGCCCGCGTGCCAACGTGATGCTGAATCAGAACTCATAGGTGATACCCAGATTCAGGGTCCAGGGGTTGGTTTCAAATTCTGAATACAGGCGCTCGTAGCCGAGTGTGGTGGGGTAAGTAACTTCGGTATCGAGATTCGAGTCGGTGTAGATCACGGCTGCATTGATCAGCCAGGAGCGCATAAATCCGCGGCCCAGGCGCCAGTCTATGCCGAGTTGTGCACTGGCGCCCCAGGAGTGGGTCATACCGAAATGCCCGGGTCCCGTCGCCATGCCACTGGCCTGAAGGTAGTTCTGGAATTCCGGGTAAAGGTCGTCGTCGTAATAGTCGGAATAATTCAGTCCAACGCCAATGTATGGTTGACCGAGACATTCCAGATCCGTCATATACCAGTTGACGAACAGGTTGGCCGAGGAGGCACTGAATCGCCCGAAATGAATATTGTCGCGCCCGGGACGTGCGCGGAAATTTTGCAGCAACAGCGAGTGATCCGAGTCGCCAATATACAACATCTCGATACCGAGATAGGGCAGCGGTCGCCATACACCGGAAACATTCCAGGTGGTGTCGTCCTCGATTTCCCAGCGGGTCCTGTAGAGCTCCCAGTCCTGCAGCAGGTAGTATTTGAGTGAGGTGTTGTTGTCATCGGGATAGACAAAGCTGGCCCCTACACGTACGTAGAACCGGGTAAGGTCTACATCGGAAACAGGGATCTGCGCTTGCGCAATAAAAGGGAACAGGAATGCCAGGCAAACGGCCAGCTTGAGTTTTTTCATTGTTAACTCCGTTTAACACCGGTTGACGCTGACGACCTGATTATCATTGGCTGGTCGCGCATCGTATCTTGAGTTACTGGCGCCCCATTTATGATTGGATGGCGCTGCAGATGCCGAATAAATTATCGGAAAATCTCAGAGGCACCTGTAAAAGTAGCATGAGGTAGCGAGGTTGCAGGAGAAAGGGTGACCATTGAGTGACGGCTGGTAATTCAGCATGGGGCCCGCGTGAGAACGGCGGGCCCGCGCTGCCAAATCTTCAATTTTTCGGATGGGTTTCAATGCTTGAATTCAATCACTTCACCAGCTCCACTTCACTTGGGCGCCACTGCTTCATGAAAAAGGGTTCCAGTGGGCTATAGAGCCGCAGAACCGGGAAGAAGCTTTTGCCCGGAATGGTCTGGATCCAGTTGCCCCGGGCCACGCCGTCCGGTTGTTCCGGAGAGAAATATACGGTGATGGATC
Protein-coding sequences here:
- a CDS encoding autotransporter outer membrane beta-barrel domain-containing protein, with protein sequence MSSDSASRWHAGIWLALGLTAFPLGAIADCSPGNTGTAGPDQILCDEDNDAEGADVNSFGGNDTLDLNGGTIGNVDAGDGDDLVNLNGAVIETDLLTGNGNDTVIIDVRDSEIGNYFGGGLNTGAGNDRLELYDGLIFVAEMGAGDDYVLLDGGFIYEKLSLGDGDDTLYLDEGLVYHVDGGNGSDYIEIDAYAYEGDAILDGGDDLYADDGYIDTLRFKLDHLLDGGDLLNWERIIVNGSTRLRLFNDLSVGGGRDGEQPLGLDIRFGAIVEPTESQFTIFGDVNNAGTLLLANGEFNRLDISSHANGRFGNYDGRGRDARLWMDTTLAGDDAPTDFLSIEGNASGRTFVRIYNAGGDGAITTGNGIPIIRVGGNNPPRAFILDGDYRGYDRRPATVGGAYGYSLHRGAINNPDNGTWYLRSTIVDPFTDSGQLIPRWQPGAVLYETYAQAIRRMNAPTTLRKRVGNRFWAGTSHRDRGVCCYGNAIERAIDGGGLWIRGNSAYSENDPERSTSYSQWQQDFGQIQLGADFSFDPAVYRGRLVLGVFAQYGYGSTELDSYFGHGDIRTDNWGIGSTFTWYGSQGSYADIQAQFNWFDSDLYSHELWYLGTGNDAIGFNFSVEGGHSFRLCDFYSITPQLQLAYTAEDIDDNFDPYGAYLADTDNRGAFARLGVAFEQRVSQRVNRNMYGNLLLERIGLYAIANAFYYFDDKTEVDVSGSALYQARDDWWGQLGLGFTYDQCGDRCSVYGEVDYATSMDNFGDSYETSLTFGFRFKW
- a CDS encoding GbsR/MarR family transcriptional regulator gives rise to the protein MKLSSQAQAFVLHFGEMGSRWGFNRTVGQMFALLTIHSEPVNADQLAEALKISRGNVSMGLKELQAWRLIELHHQPGDRKDYFTAAGSIWDLARTVFEERRKRELDPTLTLLRQLLLTDPRDPQEAQAQERIQEVYSLLEMLDQFANTLSKLEHKDLIRLMKLGSGLNKLLDLKAGAKSKKSNS
- a CDS encoding DUF1853 family protein, which encodes MTDPDTPTLPSTYPDHWDNLLWALTTDDISETSSLPWLPSERRAELGDFFAAPAMRASLENILRTFVESTSSRRLGVYFENLWTFAFRYHPQYQLIARNLPLRVAGKTLGELDFVVRYLPHDVTEHWEVAVKFYLQIAEAWVGPGLKDRLDIKLARTRDHQLPIIHQPEVKPLLRGQSIEIQRQWTLMPGRRFHPLGNAATGEDYWWADWPGFLRTFADKPWHWLQLPKQCWLAPCAPIHDTPPLTLTDATGAITEKLNARGPLCIAAVDKYREVTRGFIVPNDWASRAQLATP
- a CDS encoding OmpW family protein — encoded protein: MKKLKLAVCLAFLFPFIAQAQIPVSDVDLTRFYVRVGASFVYPDDNNTSLKYYLLQDWELYRTRWEIEDDTTWNVSGVWRPLPYLGIEMLYIGDSDHSLLLQNFRARPGRDNIHFGRFSASSANLFVNWYMTDLECLGQPYIGVGLNYSDYYDDDLYPEFQNYLQASGMATGPGHFGMTHSWGASAQLGIDWRLGRGFMRSWLINAAVIYTDSNLDTEVTYPTTLGYERLYSEFETNPWTLNLGITYEF